One genomic region from Leifsonia sp. Root1293 encodes:
- the galE gene encoding UDP-glucose 4-epimerase GalE translates to MTVMVTGGAGYIGAHVVRLLQEAHVPVVVVDDLSTGAAERVSGAPLVALDVAASDAVDAISAAMTEHSVDAVIHFAAKKQVGESVGSPVWYFQQNVGGLANVLAAAEQCGVERFVFSSSAAVYGMTGDDLVTEDAPVSPINPYGQTKLAGEWLLRDAARAFGMRTVSLRYFNVAGAGWRDLGDPQVLNLITIVLDRIAAGDAPTVFGTGFDTEDGSGVRDYVHVLDIAAAHIDALDYLGRDERAHDVFNVGRGEGSSVLEVIAAIAAATGTTFTPVIAEARPGDPARVIADATRLRAETGWAPKHGFDEIIASAVAAASANPQDAQPA, encoded by the coding sequence ATGACGGTCATGGTCACCGGGGGCGCCGGGTACATCGGCGCCCACGTCGTGCGACTCCTCCAGGAGGCGCACGTTCCGGTCGTCGTGGTCGACGACCTCTCCACCGGCGCGGCGGAGCGGGTGTCGGGCGCACCGCTCGTCGCGCTCGACGTCGCGGCATCCGACGCCGTCGACGCGATCTCGGCCGCCATGACCGAGCACTCCGTCGACGCAGTCATCCACTTCGCAGCCAAGAAGCAGGTCGGCGAATCGGTCGGCTCTCCGGTCTGGTACTTCCAGCAGAACGTCGGCGGCCTCGCCAACGTCCTCGCCGCCGCCGAGCAGTGCGGAGTCGAACGCTTCGTGTTCTCGTCGTCGGCGGCCGTGTACGGGATGACAGGCGACGACCTCGTCACGGAGGACGCACCGGTCTCCCCCATCAACCCCTACGGGCAGACGAAGCTGGCGGGCGAATGGCTGCTCCGAGACGCCGCGAGGGCGTTCGGAATGCGCACAGTGAGCCTGCGCTACTTCAATGTCGCCGGAGCCGGATGGAGGGACCTCGGCGATCCCCAGGTGCTGAACCTCATCACGATCGTCCTCGACAGGATCGCGGCGGGCGATGCCCCGACGGTGTTCGGCACGGGCTTCGACACGGAGGACGGATCGGGAGTGCGCGACTACGTGCACGTGCTCGACATCGCTGCCGCCCACATCGACGCCCTCGACTACCTGGGCCGCGATGAGCGGGCACACGACGTGTTCAACGTGGGCCGTGGGGAAGGCTCCTCCGTGCTCGAGGTCATCGCCGCCATCGCCGCGGCGACAGGTACAACCTTCACTCCGGTCATCGCCGAGGCCCGCCCCGGCGACCCCGCCCGGGTGATCGCCGATGCGACCAGGCTGCGTGCCGAGACCGGATGGGCCCCGAAGCACGGCTTCGACGAGATCATCGCCTCTGCCGTGGCCGCCGCATCCGCGAATCCGCAGGATGCACAGCCCGCCTGA
- a CDS encoding COX15/CtaA family protein yields MSRFISWLPTRIDRRVRVFAWLSLIAQIVLIGTGGLVRLTASGLGCPTWPACTADSLVNTPEMGIHGVIEFGNRLMTFVLVFIAIAMFLLVIRMRAERRDLFLLSLLIGLGIPAQGVIGGLSVLTGLNPYVVGLHFVVSIALVCLATALVNRVYSAPGARVLATPRWYATLAHVASAVVAVTIVVGIITTGSGPHAGDADAPRNGLDPQVLQHVHSWPAYATLALTVVLLIAVLVAKIPGGGPVLLLLGVEAVQIVVGLIQARTGLPPFLVGLHMVLAGCLAAAMTNVVLSLRRPSAATLSAPEHRDARVSA; encoded by the coding sequence GTGTCGCGTTTCATCAGCTGGCTGCCCACCCGGATCGATCGTCGCGTCCGAGTCTTCGCCTGGCTGTCCCTGATCGCCCAGATCGTGCTCATCGGCACCGGAGGGCTGGTCCGGCTGACGGCGTCCGGCCTCGGATGCCCGACCTGGCCGGCGTGCACAGCCGACTCACTCGTGAACACGCCCGAGATGGGCATCCACGGCGTCATCGAGTTCGGCAACCGCCTGATGACCTTCGTGCTCGTCTTCATCGCGATCGCGATGTTCCTCCTCGTCATCCGGATGCGGGCGGAGCGCCGCGACCTGTTCCTCCTCTCGCTCCTCATCGGCCTCGGCATCCCGGCCCAGGGAGTCATCGGCGGCCTCAGCGTGCTGACCGGCCTCAACCCCTACGTCGTCGGCCTGCACTTCGTGGTCTCCATCGCGCTGGTGTGCCTCGCGACGGCGCTCGTGAACAGGGTCTACTCGGCCCCCGGTGCCCGGGTGCTCGCGACTCCGCGCTGGTACGCCACCCTCGCACACGTGGCGAGCGCCGTCGTGGCCGTCACGATCGTGGTCGGCATCATCACCACCGGCTCCGGGCCGCACGCCGGAGACGCTGACGCCCCGCGCAACGGCCTCGACCCGCAGGTGCTGCAGCACGTGCACTCCTGGCCGGCCTACGCGACCCTCGCCCTCACCGTGGTTCTGCTCATCGCCGTTCTGGTCGCGAAGATCCCGGGAGGCGGGCCGGTTCTCCTGCTGCTCGGCGTCGAAGCCGTGCAGATCGTGGTGGGCCTCATCCAGGCGCGCACCGGGCTTCCCCCGTTCCTCGTCGGTCTTCACATGGTGCTGGCCGGATGTCTCGCCGCGGCCATGACCAACGTCGTGCTCTCCCTGCGCCGGCCATCGGCCGCGACGCTGTCGGCGCCCGAGCACCGCGATGCCCGCGTGAGCGCCTGA
- the sufB gene encoding Fe-S cluster assembly protein SufB, translating to MSDVLIDRPELEGLGTYEFGWSDSDAAGASARRGISPEVVRDISALKQEPEWMLQRRLKALQLFERKPMPTWGADLSEIDFDNIKYFVRSTEKQAQTWEDLPDDIKSTYEKLGIPEAERQRLVSGVAAQYESEVVYHQINEELEAQGVIFMDTDTALREHPEFFDEYFGTVIPSGDNKFAALNTAVWSGGSFVYVPPGVHVEIPLQAYFRINTENMGQFERTLIIADEGSYVHYIEGCTAPIYKSDSLHSAVVEIIVKKNARVRYTTIQNWSNNVYNLVTKRATAGEGATMEWIDGNIGSKVTMKYPSIYLMGEHAKGETLSVAFAGPGQHQDAGAKMIHMAPHTQSSIVSKSIARGGGRAGYRGEVRVDANAHHSANTVRCDALLVDTISRSDTYPAIDIRVDDVQLGHEATVSRVSEEQLFYLMSRGMPEDEAMAMIVRGFIEPIARELPMEYALELNKLIEMGMEGSVG from the coding sequence ATGTCGGACGTTCTCATCGACCGCCCCGAACTGGAAGGACTCGGAACCTACGAGTTCGGCTGGTCGGATTCCGACGCTGCAGGCGCATCCGCCCGGCGTGGGATCTCGCCGGAGGTGGTTCGCGACATCTCGGCCCTGAAGCAGGAGCCGGAGTGGATGCTCCAGCGCAGGCTCAAGGCCCTGCAGCTGTTCGAGCGCAAGCCGATGCCCACCTGGGGAGCCGACCTGTCGGAGATCGACTTCGACAACATCAAGTACTTCGTGCGGTCGACCGAGAAGCAGGCCCAGACCTGGGAAGACCTTCCCGATGACATCAAGAGCACCTACGAGAAGCTCGGAATCCCCGAGGCTGAGCGCCAGCGCCTCGTCTCCGGTGTCGCAGCCCAGTACGAGTCCGAGGTCGTCTACCACCAGATCAACGAGGAGCTCGAGGCGCAGGGTGTCATCTTCATGGACACCGACACCGCGCTCAGAGAGCACCCCGAGTTCTTCGACGAGTACTTCGGCACCGTCATCCCGTCGGGCGACAACAAGTTCGCCGCCTTGAACACCGCCGTGTGGTCGGGCGGATCCTTCGTGTACGTGCCGCCGGGAGTGCACGTTGAGATCCCTCTCCAGGCCTACTTCCGCATCAACACCGAGAACATGGGCCAGTTCGAGCGCACGCTGATCATCGCCGACGAGGGCAGCTACGTGCACTACATCGAGGGCTGCACGGCTCCCATCTACAAGAGCGACTCGCTGCACTCGGCCGTGGTCGAGATCATCGTGAAGAAGAACGCCCGCGTTCGCTACACGACGATCCAGAACTGGTCGAACAACGTCTACAACCTCGTCACCAAGCGCGCCACAGCAGGCGAGGGCGCGACGATGGAGTGGATCGACGGCAACATCGGTTCCAAGGTGACGATGAAGTACCCATCCATCTACCTCATGGGCGAGCACGCCAAGGGCGAGACCCTGTCCGTGGCCTTCGCGGGCCCCGGCCAGCACCAGGACGCCGGCGCGAAGATGATCCACATGGCTCCGCACACGCAGAGCTCGATCGTCTCGAAGTCGATCGCCCGCGGCGGCGGACGCGCGGGCTACCGCGGCGAGGTCCGGGTGGACGCCAACGCGCACCACTCCGCCAACACTGTGCGCTGCGACGCTCTGCTCGTCGACACCATCTCCCGCTCCGACACCTACCCGGCCATCGACATCCGTGTCGACGACGTGCAGCTCGGCCACGAGGCCACCGTCTCGCGGGTCTCCGAGGAGCAGCTGTTCTACCTCATGAGCCGCGGCATGCCGGAAGACGAGGCCATGGCCATGATCGTGCGCGGCTTCATCGAGCCGATCGCCCGTGAACTTCCCATGGAGTACGCACTCGAACTCAACAAGCTCATCGAGATGGGCATGGAGGGGTCGGTCGGATGA
- the sufD gene encoding Fe-S cluster assembly protein SufD: protein MAASATTVPSVPTFEQHGLKKHSDGDWANKAPVQTRSARPKSTRVDDFAAVTGREVEWRYSPVAKLTDLTAGDLDGSPYEYTSTAIDGVTAAWVSRDDARIGSAGMPEERASANAWTSFEQALVISVTGEEAKTFTLDRGALGSGPRAAHTVIEAAPFSRALIVLQNTGDARLAENVEIVVGEGAQLSVVTVQEWADDAIHLATHFSRVGRDAKLKHIVVSLGGSIVRVNPTTLLAEQGADVEAFGLYFSDAGQHLEQQVYVNHDAPNTRSRVTYKGALQGQGARSVWIGDVLIGNKATGTDSYEQNRNLVLTDGTRADSVPNLEIETGDIAGAGHASATGRFDDEQLFYLMSRGITEDEARRLVVRGFLTEIVQQIGDAELETRLQESLETELVGTVLAS from the coding sequence ATGGCTGCCTCTGCAACCACCGTTCCCAGCGTGCCGACTTTCGAGCAGCACGGTCTCAAGAAGCACAGCGACGGCGATTGGGCCAACAAGGCTCCGGTCCAGACCCGTTCTGCGCGCCCCAAGTCCACCCGGGTCGACGACTTCGCCGCCGTCACCGGCCGTGAGGTCGAGTGGCGCTACTCGCCGGTCGCGAAGCTCACCGACCTCACCGCCGGTGACCTCGACGGCTCGCCGTACGAGTACACGTCGACCGCAATCGACGGCGTGACTGCGGCCTGGGTGTCGCGTGACGACGCCCGCATCGGCTCCGCCGGCATGCCGGAGGAGCGCGCCTCCGCGAACGCCTGGACCAGCTTCGAGCAGGCCCTGGTAATCTCGGTCACCGGTGAGGAGGCGAAGACCTTCACGCTTGACCGCGGTGCCCTCGGCTCCGGCCCGCGCGCCGCGCACACGGTGATCGAGGCCGCTCCGTTCAGCCGCGCGCTCATCGTGCTGCAGAACACCGGAGACGCGCGCCTCGCCGAGAACGTCGAGATCGTGGTCGGGGAGGGCGCCCAGCTCTCCGTCGTGACCGTGCAGGAGTGGGCGGATGACGCCATCCACCTCGCCACGCACTTCTCCCGCGTCGGCCGCGACGCCAAGCTCAAGCACATCGTCGTCTCGCTCGGCGGATCGATCGTGAGGGTCAACCCCACGACGCTCCTGGCCGAGCAGGGTGCCGACGTCGAGGCCTTCGGGCTGTACTTCTCGGATGCCGGACAGCACCTCGAGCAGCAGGTCTACGTCAACCACGACGCACCCAACACGCGCTCGCGCGTCACCTACAAGGGTGCGCTGCAGGGCCAGGGCGCGCGATCCGTCTGGATCGGCGACGTGCTCATCGGCAACAAGGCCACAGGAACCGACAGCTACGAGCAGAACCGCAACCTCGTGCTCACCGACGGCACCCGTGCCGACTCGGTGCCGAACCTCGAGATCGAGACCGGCGACATCGCCGGCGCCGGCCACGCGAGTGCGACCGGGCGTTTCGACGACGAGCAGCTGTTCTACCTCATGAGCCGCGGCATCACCGAGGATGAGGCCCGTCGCCTCGTCGTGCGTGGCTTCCTCACCGAGATCGTGCAGCAGATCGGCGACGCCGAACTCGAGACCCGTCTGCAGGAATCCCTCGAGACCGAGCTGGTCGGAACGGTGCTGGCATCGTGA
- a CDS encoding non-heme iron oxygenase ferredoxin subunit encodes MSAQRICAVDELEANQAVKVDIDGVAMAVVKDDSGAVFAIGDTCTHGDISLSEGFVEDDTLECWAHGSKFSLRTGKPLSLPAYDPVPVYQVEIRDGDIYIDPTITVAV; translated from the coding sequence GTGAGCGCACAGCGCATCTGCGCCGTCGACGAACTCGAGGCTAACCAGGCCGTGAAGGTCGACATCGACGGCGTGGCCATGGCCGTCGTGAAGGACGACTCCGGCGCCGTGTTCGCCATCGGCGACACCTGCACCCACGGCGACATCTCGCTGTCGGAGGGGTTCGTGGAGGACGACACTCTCGAGTGCTGGGCCCACGGCTCGAAGTTCTCACTCCGCACGGGCAAGCCGCTCAGCCTCCCGGCCTACGACCCGGTGCCCGTGTACCAGGTCGAGATCCGCGACGGCGACATCTACATCGACCCCACCATCACCGTCGCGGTCTGA
- the sufC gene encoding Fe-S cluster assembly ATPase SufC: MSVLEIKDLRVSVETDQGTKHILNGVDLTINEGEIHAVMGPNGSGKSTLAYTIAGHPKYHVEGGSVLFDGAEVLDMTVDERARAGLFLAMQYPVEIPGVTNTNFLRTAKTAIDGEAPAIRTWVKDVREAMGNLRMDSSFAERNVNEGFSGGEKKRNEILQLELLKPKFAVLDETDSGLDVDALKIVSEGVNRAKANTGLGILLITHYTRILRYIEPDFVHVFVNGRVAEQGGRELADRLEDEGYDRFLTGVTA; encoded by the coding sequence ATGTCAGTTCTTGAGATCAAGGACCTCCGCGTCAGCGTCGAGACCGATCAGGGCACCAAGCACATCCTCAACGGTGTCGACCTCACCATCAACGAGGGCGAGATCCACGCCGTCATGGGCCCCAACGGCTCGGGCAAGTCGACCCTCGCGTACACGATCGCCGGGCACCCCAAGTACCACGTCGAGGGCGGCTCGGTGCTGTTCGACGGCGCAGAGGTGCTCGACATGACGGTCGACGAGCGCGCTCGCGCCGGGCTGTTCCTCGCGATGCAGTACCCGGTGGAGATTCCCGGTGTGACCAACACCAACTTCCTCCGCACCGCCAAGACCGCGATCGACGGCGAGGCGCCGGCCATCCGCACCTGGGTCAAGGACGTCCGCGAGGCCATGGGCAACCTGCGCATGGACAGCTCCTTCGCGGAGCGCAACGTCAACGAGGGCTTTTCCGGTGGAGAGAAGAAGCGCAACGAGATCCTCCAGCTCGAACTCCTGAAGCCCAAGTTCGCCGTTCTCGACGAGACCGACTCCGGCCTCGACGTCGACGCACTGAAGATCGTCTCGGAGGGCGTCAACCGGGCCAAGGCCAACACCGGTCTCGGCATCCTGCTGATCACGCACTACACCCGGATCCTCCGCTACATCGAGCCCGACTTCGTGCACGTGTTCGTCAACGGCCGCGTCGCAGAACAGGGTGGCCGAGAGCTCGCCGACCGTCTCGAGGACGAGGGCTATGACCGCTTCCTCACCGGCGTGACGGCGTAG
- a CDS encoding metal-sulfur cluster assembly factor, whose amino-acid sequence MVTTLEPALFDQVEEALKEVMDPELGINVVDLGLIYDLGWDDENNALVIHMTLTSAGCPLTDVLEEQTAQSLDGIVEAFRINWVWMPPWGPERITDDGRDMMRALGFAI is encoded by the coding sequence ATGGTCACGACACTCGAACCGGCACTCTTCGACCAGGTCGAAGAGGCGCTGAAGGAGGTCATGGATCCCGAGCTCGGCATCAACGTCGTCGACCTCGGCCTGATCTACGACCTCGGCTGGGACGACGAGAACAACGCCCTGGTCATCCACATGACACTGACGAGCGCCGGATGCCCCCTCACCGACGTGCTCGAGGAGCAGACCGCGCAGTCACTCGACGGCATCGTCGAGGCCTTCCGCATCAACTGGGTCTGGATGCCGCCGTGGGGTCCGGAGCGGATCACCGACGACGGACGCGACATGATGCGCGCCCTGGGCTTCGCGATCTAG
- a CDS encoding methyltransferase domain-containing protein → MSTDPQEKEIAPRDQYTHGHHESVLRSHTWRTVENSAAYLAPHLVPGLAVLDLGCGPGTITVDIARRVSPGRVIGVDVAPDIVAQARGLGIDNGLDNADFLVADAYALPFDDDSFDVVHAHQTLQHLVRPVDALREALRVLKPGGLLAVRDVDYGGVTWYPALPGLSEWLSVYHDVARYNGGEPDAARMLKAWVRAAGFTDLACTASVWCFASDAEREWWGESWAVRATESAFAAHAIEAGMADLDELHAISSAWREWKVDPDGWMQMPHGEVLARKPE, encoded by the coding sequence ATGAGCACGGATCCGCAGGAGAAGGAGATCGCCCCGCGCGATCAGTACACCCACGGCCACCACGAGAGCGTGCTGCGCTCGCACACGTGGCGCACGGTCGAGAACTCGGCCGCCTACCTGGCGCCCCATCTCGTTCCGGGCCTCGCCGTGCTCGACCTCGGCTGCGGCCCCGGCACGATCACCGTCGACATCGCCCGTCGCGTCAGCCCGGGCCGGGTGATCGGCGTCGACGTGGCCCCCGACATCGTCGCGCAGGCGCGCGGTCTCGGCATCGACAACGGACTGGACAACGCCGACTTCCTCGTCGCCGACGCCTATGCGCTGCCCTTCGACGACGACTCCTTCGATGTCGTGCACGCCCACCAGACCCTCCAGCACCTGGTGCGGCCCGTCGACGCGCTGCGCGAGGCACTCCGCGTGCTGAAGCCCGGGGGACTGCTCGCCGTCCGTGACGTGGACTACGGCGGTGTCACCTGGTATCCCGCCCTGCCCGGTCTCTCGGAGTGGTTGAGCGTGTACCACGACGTGGCCCGCTACAACGGGGGAGAGCCCGACGCCGCTCGCATGCTCAAGGCGTGGGTGCGCGCCGCCGGATTCACGGACCTCGCGTGCACGGCATCGGTGTGGTGCTTCGCCTCGGATGCCGAACGCGAGTGGTGGGGTGAATCGTGGGCCGTGCGCGCCACCGAGTCCGCGTTCGCCGCGCACGCCATCGAGGCCGGCATGGCCGACCTCGATGAACTGCACGCCATCAGCTCAGCGTGGCGCGAGTGGAAGGTCGACCCCGATGGCTGGATGCAGATGCCGCATGGAGAGGTGCTCGCCCGCAAGCCGGAGTGA
- a CDS encoding GNAT family N-acetyltransferase gives MTVQVRPIVDRDFFDWLGLWEGYSAFYGSEVTDTKALIVWSWLTDKAHELSGYVAEDDGKLVGFAHVREYPRTLEADRAMFLDDLFVAEDARSHGVGGALIEEAKRIARERRAGAVTWITAADNETAQRLYDNAGTRTSWVTYETEV, from the coding sequence ATGACTGTTCAGGTTCGCCCCATCGTGGATCGCGACTTCTTCGACTGGCTCGGTCTGTGGGAGGGCTACAGCGCCTTCTACGGTTCCGAGGTCACGGACACCAAGGCCCTCATCGTCTGGTCGTGGCTCACTGACAAGGCGCACGAGCTCTCGGGCTACGTGGCCGAAGACGACGGGAAGCTGGTCGGGTTCGCCCACGTGCGCGAGTATCCGCGCACTCTCGAGGCCGATCGCGCCATGTTCCTCGACGACCTCTTCGTCGCCGAGGACGCCCGCTCCCACGGCGTCGGTGGCGCCCTCATCGAGGAGGCGAAGCGCATCGCACGCGAGCGCAGAGCCGGTGCCGTGACGTGGATCACCGCCGCAGACAACGAGACGGCTCAGCGGCTCTACGACAACGCGGGAACCCGGACGTCCTGGGTCACCTACGAGACCGAGGTCTGA
- the valS gene encoding valine--tRNA ligase, whose product MSAAIPDKPALEGLESKWGAAWEADGTHRFDRNRATRESIFSIDTPPPTASGSLHIGHVFSYTHTDVIARFQRMRGRSVFYPMGWDDNGLPTERRVQNYYGVRCDPSLPYESDFTPPFEGGDGKSTKAADQKPVSRRNFIELCEQLTHEDEVQFEKLWRDLGLSVDWTQTYRTIGEEALFTSQLAFIRNVERGEAYQAMAPTLWDVTFRTAVAQAELEDREQPAAYHRVAFHKPDGGTIEIETTRPELLPACVALVAHPDDERYKPFFGTTVTTPVFGVEVPVLAHHLAQKDKGSGIAMICTFGDVTDVVWWRELDLPNRAIMGFDGRIIAEAPEAITSEAGLAAYAELAGKTVFSAKQAMVDLLRASGELIGEPKKITHPVKFFEKGDKPLEVVSTRQWYISNGARDEALRAKLLESGRELAWHPDFMRVRYENWVGGLTGDWLISRQRFFGVPIPVWYPLDADGNPVFDQPIVATRDLLPVDPSSDAAPGYDETQRGQAGGFVGEHDVMDTWATSSLTPQLAGGWERDPELFDLVFPFSLRPQGQDIIRTWLFSTMLRAELEHGQRPWDNTTLSGFIVDPDRKKMSKSKGNVVTPADILETHGSDAVRYWAASSRLGTDAAFDPQNPTQIKIGRRLAIKLLNAAKFIHGAGTAGGSSVTNAVDLSMLASLSEVVHQATIALDNYDHARALEVTEAFFWTFCDDYLELVKERAYGGADAEKESAVAALHTALSVFLRLFAPFVPFATEEAWSWSNDGSVHVAAWPNEVEIPGAEDGVTAVLDLASRALTAIRRAKTDAKVSQRTPVISAVIAGTGEQVALLRQAASDLAAVGRIAVLDFVEADDLAVTDIVLETVPES is encoded by the coding sequence ATGTCCGCTGCCATTCCCGACAAGCCGGCCCTCGAGGGGCTCGAGTCCAAGTGGGGAGCAGCGTGGGAAGCCGACGGTACCCATCGCTTCGACCGGAACCGCGCCACGCGCGAGAGCATCTTCTCGATCGACACCCCGCCGCCGACGGCCTCGGGCTCCCTGCACATCGGCCACGTGTTCTCCTACACCCACACTGACGTCATCGCCCGCTTCCAGCGCATGCGAGGACGCAGCGTGTTCTACCCGATGGGCTGGGACGACAACGGGCTGCCGACCGAGCGCCGGGTGCAGAACTACTACGGCGTGCGCTGCGACCCCTCCCTCCCCTACGAGAGCGACTTCACGCCGCCCTTCGAGGGTGGCGACGGCAAGAGCACCAAGGCCGCCGACCAGAAGCCCGTGAGCCGCCGCAACTTCATCGAGCTGTGCGAGCAGCTCACCCACGAGGACGAGGTGCAGTTCGAGAAGCTCTGGCGCGATCTCGGTCTGTCCGTCGACTGGACCCAGACCTACCGCACCATCGGCGAGGAGGCGCTGTTCACCTCCCAGCTCGCCTTCATCCGCAACGTCGAGCGCGGCGAGGCGTACCAGGCGATGGCGCCGACTCTGTGGGATGTCACCTTCCGCACCGCAGTCGCCCAGGCCGAGCTCGAGGACCGCGAGCAGCCGGCCGCGTACCACCGGGTCGCCTTCCACAAGCCGGACGGCGGCACGATCGAGATCGAGACCACCCGGCCCGAGCTGCTGCCCGCGTGCGTCGCCCTGGTCGCCCACCCCGACGACGAGCGGTACAAGCCGTTCTTCGGCACGACCGTCACGACCCCCGTCTTCGGCGTCGAGGTCCCCGTGCTCGCCCACCACCTCGCCCAGAAGGACAAGGGGTCCGGCATCGCCATGATCTGCACCTTCGGCGACGTCACCGACGTCGTCTGGTGGCGCGAACTCGACCTCCCGAACCGCGCGATCATGGGCTTCGACGGTCGCATCATCGCCGAGGCCCCCGAGGCCATCACCAGCGAGGCCGGCCTCGCCGCGTACGCGGAGCTCGCCGGGAAGACCGTGTTCTCGGCCAAGCAGGCCATGGTCGACCTCCTGCGCGCCTCGGGTGAGCTCATCGGAGAGCCCAAGAAGATCACCCACCCCGTCAAGTTCTTCGAGAAGGGCGACAAGCCGCTCGAGGTCGTCTCGACCCGCCAGTGGTACATCTCGAACGGCGCCCGCGACGAGGCACTCCGAGCCAAGCTGCTCGAGAGCGGCCGAGAGCTCGCCTGGCACCCCGACTTCATGCGCGTGCGCTACGAGAACTGGGTCGGCGGCCTCACCGGCGACTGGCTCATCTCCCGCCAGCGCTTCTTCGGCGTCCCCATCCCCGTCTGGTACCCGCTCGACGCCGACGGCAACCCCGTCTTCGACCAGCCGATCGTCGCCACCCGGGATCTGCTTCCGGTCGACCCGTCGTCGGATGCAGCACCCGGCTACGACGAGACGCAGCGCGGCCAGGCCGGCGGCTTCGTCGGCGAGCACGACGTGATGGACACCTGGGCGACCTCGTCCCTCACCCCTCAGCTCGCCGGTGGCTGGGAGCGCGACCCCGAGCTGTTCGACCTCGTGTTCCCGTTCTCCCTGCGGCCGCAGGGCCAGGACATCATCCGCACCTGGCTGTTCTCCACGATGCTCCGGGCCGAGCTCGAGCACGGGCAGCGCCCGTGGGACAACACCACGCTCTCGGGCTTCATCGTCGACCCCGACCGCAAGAAGATGTCGAAGTCCAAGGGCAACGTGGTCACCCCGGCCGACATCCTGGAGACCCACGGCTCCGACGCGGTGCGCTACTGGGCCGCATCATCGCGACTCGGCACCGACGCCGCCTTCGATCCGCAGAACCCCACGCAGATCAAGATCGGCCGCCGGCTCGCGATCAAGCTGCTGAACGCGGCCAAGTTCATCCACGGCGCCGGAACCGCCGGCGGCTCGTCCGTCACCAACGCCGTCGACCTGAGCATGCTCGCCTCCCTCTCGGAGGTCGTGCACCAGGCGACGATCGCCCTCGACAACTACGACCACGCTCGCGCGCTCGAAGTGACCGAGGCGTTCTTCTGGACCTTCTGCGACGACTACCTCGAGCTGGTCAAGGAACGCGCCTACGGTGGGGCGGATGCCGAGAAGGAGTCGGCCGTCGCTGCCCTCCACACGGCGCTCTCGGTGTTCCTGCGGCTGTTCGCCCCGTTCGTTCCGTTCGCCACCGAGGAGGCGTGGTCCTGGTCGAACGACGGCTCGGTCCACGTCGCCGCCTGGCCGAACGAGGTGGAGATCCCCGGAGCCGAGGACGGCGTGACGGCCGTGCTCGACCTCGCCAGCCGTGCACTCACGGCCATCCGCCGGGCCAAGACCGATGCGAAGGTTTCGCAGCGCACACCAGTGATTTCTGCTGTAATTGCGGGAACAGGAGAACAGGTCGCACTGCTTCGGCAGGCGGCCTCGGACCTCGCCGCAGTTGGACGCATTGCGGTGCTCGACTTCGTTGAAGCCGATGATCTCGCCGTCACCGACATCGTCCTCGAGACAGTGCCGGAAAGTTAG